TTCAAATAGTTTTTTTCTGAAGATAGCCATACTGGCATTGTAGATCCGGTTGCCCCTCGTCATATGTTCTGCAACGAATGTTTTGCCTTCCATCAATTGTGAAGCGGAAGGAAGTTCAATATTCTTTACCACATTATCCTTGGGGTCTACCCAGGTTGACTCACAAAAAGCGATCCCGGTTTCACTATCATTTTCAAGTGCTGGCACCAGTCGTTCCAAAAAATCGGGCTCAGCATAATCATCACTTTCGGCTATCCAAATGTATTCTCCCCTGGCCAGGAGCAACCCTTTTTCCCACTGTTTGAAAGTATTTCCAACATTGGATTCATTGAAAACGATCTCTGACACTTTTGGATGATCCAGATAATTATCTATAATGTTTTTGCTGTTATCAGGAGAATGGTCATCCAGGATGATAAGCTCAAAGTCATCGAAGGTTTGCGCAAGTATGGAATCGATCCTTTTTTTTAAATAAGGAGCATGATTGTAATTAGGCACTATGACTGAAACTACTGGATTCACGATAGACATTTTTCATTGATCAATCAACACCTTTCGCATGGCGTCTATATGAGTTTCGAGGCTAAATTTTTCCCTGGCTGTTTCCCATGCTTTTTTTCCAAGACGATCTCTCAAACCTTTGTCGCCGATAAGTTTGGTAAGGTTATCTGTCAATTCATCTATCTGACCAGAGTATAGAATCCCGGTTTCCAGATGAGTAATGATCTCAGGTGTGCCTCCTCCATTTTTACCGACTACCGGAATACCATAAGATGCTGCCTCAATAGTTGTTCTCCCGAAAGCCTCGAAATCAGAATTCATTACTACTATATCCAATTGCTGATAATAATCACTAACATTGGTTACAAAACCAGTTATCTCAATGACTTTTTCCAATTGATTCTCCTGAATATATTTCCGGATTTGTGTTGTGTCTCCATCTCCGATAAGATACAATTTTGATTTCGGATACCTTTCAAGAATCCGGTGAAATGCTTTCACCACATCAAATTGTCCCTTTTGCACTCTAATGTTTCCAACAATTCCAATAGCAGTAAACTGATCATCAACATGGTTTTCCCTGACTCTTGCCCTCTCTTGAAAATGCTGATCGTACTGAGCCCTTGAATAGATGGCATTAGGTATCACAATACTTTTTACGCCAAAGCGTTTTTTGAAATAATCAGACACAGCCTGAGAGTTGCAAATTATGAGTGCAGGTATTTTTTTGAACCTATGGAAGAGTAGTCCATGTAGGTCAAAGTAGTATCCATGGTCAAGTTCGCCGAATTCTCTTATATGCAGTACTGTTGGAATTTTCAAACGCTTTCCGACAATCAGTCCCCAATAATTGGTTACTGAATTCACATATAACAGATCCGGTGAGAATTCCTGCACTTGTTTGCGCAAACGCGGCAGGTACTTGATGGCCGAGAGAAACTTCTTAATTTGTTTGTAGACCGAAGTGCCCTTGCGATGTACCATCAACGGATACCATACACTTCGATATTCGATTTTTTCTTTTTCCAGTACAGTTTCAATGATGCCTTTTCCAGGAATAATCACCTGAACAGATGCACAACCTTGTTGTTGAAACCGGGAAGCAATGTCTATCATAGATCTGGAAGCTCCATGCAAAAAATTGTCGTGGGATAAGAATAGTATCCGTTTCATTGCCTCACTTGATGTTATTGAACGATTCGAGTGTCAGGCTGTTATGAAACAGATCATAATTGGCAAGAATTTTTTCTTCAGGCCAGTCCCACCATCTTAACTGCTGTAATCGTTCTATTATTTCCTCTGAGAAACGGTAACCAATTATTTTTGCCGGTGTTCCTCCCACTATGGCATACGGTGGAACATCCGAAGAAACTACGCTGTTTGCCGCAATCACTGCTCCATTACCAATCGTTACTCCGGTAAGAATTACACACTGAGTAGCAATCCAAACATCATTACCAATTGAAACCGGCCCCTTTGAAACAACATCAATACCATACGGTTCTCTAAAAACCCGGTGCCTGATAAAATAAGTAGTAATGCTTCTCAGATTATGATTATGCTCCTGAATGGCAGTTCCTCTGGCAATAGAACAGAAATTTCCAATAACGATGGGATGTTCAATGC
This portion of the Pseudobacter ginsenosidimutans genome encodes:
- a CDS encoding glycosyltransferase family 4 protein — encoded protein: MKRILFLSHDNFLHGASRSMIDIASRFQQQGCASVQVIIPGKGIIETVLEKEKIEYRSVWYPLMVHRKGTSVYKQIKKFLSAIKYLPRLRKQVQEFSPDLLYVNSVTNYWGLIVGKRLKIPTVLHIREFGELDHGYYFDLHGLLFHRFKKIPALIICNSQAVSDYFKKRFGVKSIVIPNAIYSRAQYDQHFQERARVRENHVDDQFTAIGIVGNIRVQKGQFDVVKAFHRILERYPKSKLYLIGDGDTTQIRKYIQENQLEKVIEITGFVTNVSDYYQQLDIVVMNSDFEAFGRTTIEAASYGIPVVGKNGGGTPEIITHLETGILYSGQIDELTDNLTKLIGDKGLRDRLGKKAWETAREKFSLETHIDAMRKVLIDQ
- a CDS encoding CatB-related O-acetyltransferase, translating into MRKRIKGTIKNILRISGVEVRRVSGVKNSQRKNIIDSVIKYPDLVESSATVQFSELQGKISIGPQCIINKVLMNGNITVGRNTTINGPGTEFYCIEHPIVIGNFCSIARGTAIQEHNHNLRSITTYFIRHRVFREPYGIDVVSKGPVSIGNDVWIATQCVILTGVTIGNGAVIAANSVVSSDVPPYAIVGGTPAKIIGYRFSEEIIERLQQLRWWDWPEEKILANYDLFHNSLTLESFNNIK
- a CDS encoding glycosyltransferase family 2 protein — encoded protein: MNPVVSVIVPNYNHAPYLKKRIDSILAQTFDDFELIILDDHSPDNSKNIIDNYLDHPKVSEIVFNESNVGNTFKQWEKGLLLARGEYIWIAESDDYAEPDFLERLVPALENDSETGIAFCESTWVDPKDNVVKNIELPSASQLMEGKTFVAEHMTRGNRIYNASMAIFRKKLFEKLPDQSYKQHRYCGDWLMWTQLASMGKVFYLNEKKSFFRRHTSSVSFKSDKEGLFLLEGLKVQRYIKEKIGLEDSVFTNTAKYWLDELLQQWIVKKALSVKVFFKALRLLAAYNSIIVVRLPVAFMNLTAGRVLTKFKNIYHKNAHAAAR